A single window of Bufo bufo chromosome 10, aBufBuf1.1, whole genome shotgun sequence DNA harbors:
- the LRP4 gene encoding low-density lipoprotein receptor-related protein 4 isoform X1, which translates to MRLLEWTYLALLLVYLPGFSSTSECACGRNHFTCAVSAFGECTCIPAQWQCDGDNDCGDHSDEDGCMLPTCSPLDFHCDNGKCIRRSWVCDGDNDCEDDSDEQDCPPRECEEDEFSCQNGYCIRSLWHCDGDNDCGDNSDEQCDMRKCSDKEFGCSDGSCIAEHWFCDGDADCKDGSDEESCPSDVPAPSCSTEEFQCAYGRCILDIYHCDGDDDCGDWSDESDCSSHQPCRSGEFMCNSGLCINSGWRCDGDADCDDQSDERNCTTSVCTADQFRCGTGRCVGLSWRCDGEDDCSDNSDEMGCEKTGAPQCAQDQFLCSNGRCIGQRKLCNGVNDCGDGSDESPYQNCRPRTGDENCNHNNGGCAQKCQTVRGLVQCTCQTGYKLMEDGRSCQDVNECAEEGYCSQGCSNTEGGFQCFCESGYQLRPDKRSCKALGPEPVLLFANRIDIRQVLPHRSEYTLLLNNLENAIALDFHHQHELVFWSDVTLDRIMSANLNGSNVQEVVSTGLESPGGLAIDWIHDKLFWTDSGTSRIEVSNLDGTHRRVILWNNLEKPRAIALNPMEGTIYWTDWGNTPRIEYASMDGSNRRVIADTHLFWPNGLTIDYAGRRMYWVDAKHHVIERADLDGSNRKAVINQGLPHPFAITVFEDSLYWTDWHTKSINSANKFTGKNQEVIRSKLHFPMDIHTLHPQRQPAGKNRCGTDNGGCSHLCLPSGDIFSCACPTGFRKTGSKSCALSLDKFLLFARRTDIRRISFDTSDFSDFVIPLSNVRSAVALDWDSTDDYMYWTDTNADSINRAKSDGSGQEVIIETSLESPAGLAIDWVTQKLYWTDAGTDRIEVSNTDGSLRSVLIWENLDRPRDIVVDPIGGFMYWTDWGANPKIERAGMDASGRMVIISSNLTWPNGLAIDYESERLYWADAGMKTIETAKLDGADRTALIGTDLPHPFGLTLYEDRIYWTDWQSKSIESADRKTGLDRKTVRENLENLMDIHVFHRQRPKVHSACSINNGGCSHICLLSPHPKGHSCACPTGVNLQADGRTCSSGMDRFLIFARRTDIRSVSLDIPYFADVVLPINVTMKNTIAVGVDPVDGLVYWADSTLRKISRAALDGSNHQDILTTGLVTTDGLAVDAIGRKIYWTDTGSNRIEVGNLDGSMRKVLVWLNLGSPRAIALYHEMGYMYWSDWGENAKLERAGMDGSDRKVLISMNLGWPNGLAVDKAGSQLLWADAHTERIEASDLMGRNRRILVSPVQHPYGLTLLGAHIYWTDWQTRKIQRADKDTGANVIVVRDNLPGLMDIQAVDRTHALGYNKCGGKNGGCSHLCLPNPVSYSCACPTGILLKDDGRTCDPSPDTYLLFSSRDSIRRISLDTEDYTDVYVPIKGLNNVISLDFDSVEDKIYYTDVFLDVIRRVDLEGIAMETIIGEGLKTTDGLAVDWVARNLYWTDTGANTIEVSRLDGRYRKVLINNSLDEPRAIAVFPRKGYLFWTDWGHVAKIERSHLDGSDRKVLINTDLGWPNGLTLDYDTRRIYWVDAHLDRIENADLNGKTRQVLVSQVSHPFALTQEGRWIYWTDWQTKSIQRVDKYSGRSQETILGNMEGLMDIIVVSPLRQTGSNLCGVNNGGCSHLCFARSYDFVCACPDDLVNEVCSTIPGFLPSPPHPTNNSEKISGPSSPNTQGERSDSTPGVTSVSCSDAEASLGLCTHNGAIPASAGDKLRVPHIIAGSLSLLFLLLLICALLIYRHRRAKLSDPALGTLTYSNPSYRTSTQEVKIEAVHRPGACHLQRHRKEVVSDNGFTKEKIRILEGFGLLSGEESEWDDLKQVKPSRASILRDHVCIKTDTVSLQASTASLDLTETQQLLQEEQSETGSVTLPPSPERRVSLPDTGWRGRHLPSTESDV; encoded by the exons CCTCTGATGTTCCAGCCCCAAGCTGCAGCACAGAAGAATTTCAGTGTGCCTATGGACGATGCATTTTAGACATTTACCACTGCGATGGCGATGATGATTGCGGAGACTGGTCCGATGAGTCCGACTGCT CATCCCATCAACCGTGCCGCTCTGGGGAATTCATGTGCAACAGTGGACTGTGTATCAACTCAGGCTGGCGCTGTGATGGGGACGCAGATTGTGACGATCAGTCCGATGAGAGGAACTGCA CGACTTCAGTGTGTACAGCTGACCAGTTCCGATGCGGCACAGGCCGATGTGTTGGATTGTCCTGGAGATGTGACGGTGAAGACGACTGCTCCGATAATAGTGATGAGATGGGATGCGAAAAAACTG GAGCTCCACAATGTGCTCAGGACCAGTTCTTGTGCAGTAATGGCCGCTGCATCGGACAAAGGAAACTGTGCAATGGAGTCAACGACTGTGGCGATGGCAGCGACGAGAGCCCATATCAAAACTGCC GGCCCCGCACTGGAGACGAGAACTGCAACCACAACAATGGGGGCTGTGCTCAAAAGTGCCAGACCGTGCGGGGGCTCGTGCAGTGTACCTGCCAGACTGGGTACAAGCTTATGGAGGATGGTCGATCGTGCCaag ATGTAAATGAATGCGCAGAGGAAGGGTATTGTAGCCAAGGCTGCAGTAACACAGAAGGCGGCTTCCAGTGCTTCTGTGAGTCGGGATATCAACTACGGCCAGATAAACGTAGCTGCAAGGCTTTGG gGCCAGAACCAGTTCTGCTCTTTGCCAATCGGATTGACATTCGGCAAGTTCTGCCTCATCGTTCTGAGTATACGCTTCTCCTTAATAATCTTGAGAATGCCATTGCCTTGGATTTCCACCATCAACATGAGTTGGTCTTCTGGTCAGATGTCACGCTGGATCGTATCATGAGTGCCAACCTGAATGGTAGCAATGTGCAGGAGGTGGTGTCCACTGGTCTCGAGAGTCCAG GGGGTCTGGCCATTGATTGGATCCATGACAAGCTGTTTTGGACTGACTCTGGAACATCTCGTATTGAAGTGTCTAATCTAGACGGGACTCATCGTAGGGTCATCCTTTGGAACAACCTGGAGAAACCTCGAGCCATAGCTCTGAATCCAATGGAAGG CACCATCTACTGGACAGACTGGGGTAATACACCTCGTATTGAATATGCCAGCATGGATGGCTCAAATAGGCGCGTGATTGCTGACACGCATCTCTTCTGGCCCAATGGACTGACCATCGATTATGCTGGGAGACGAATGTACTGGGTTGATGCCAAACACCATGTCATTGAGAGAGCTGATCTTGATGGATCCAACCGCAAAGCTGTGATTAACCAAG GGCTTCCTCACCCGTTTGCCATCACAGTCTTTGAGGACAGTCTTTATTGGACTGATTGGCACACTAAAAGTATAAACAGCGCCAACAAGTTCACTGGCAAGAACCAGGAGGTGATACGAAGCAAGCTGCACTTCCCTATGGACATCCATACCCTGCATCCACAGAGGCAACCTGCAG gaaAGAACCGCTGTGGCACTGATAACGGAGGCTGCTCCCACTTGTGTTTGCCCAGTGGGGACATATTTTCTTGTGCTTGCCCCACTGGTTTCCGAAAGACTGGATCCAAGTCCTGTGCACTAA GTCTTGACAAGTTCCTGCTTTTTGCCCGAAGGACGGACATCCGGAGGATCAGCTTCGACACCAGTGACTTTTCCGATTTTGTCATCCCACTGTCCAATGTACGCAGCGCCGTTGCACTGGACTGGGATTCTACTGATGACTACATGTACTGGACAGACACCAACGCAGACTCCATCAACCGTGCAAAGTCTGATGGTAGCGGCCAGGAG GTCATCATAGAGACCAGCTTAGAAAGTCCTGCAGGGTTGGCTATAGACTGGGTGACACAGAAACTATATTGGACAGATGCAG GGACTGACCGAATAGAAGTATCTAATACCGATGGCTCACTACGCAGTGTACTGATCTGGGAGAATTTAGACCGACCAAGGGATATTGTGGTGGATCCAATAGGCGG GTTCATGTACTGGACAGACTGGGGAGCCAATCCTAAAATAGAGCGTGCTGGGATGGACGCCTCTGGACGTATGGTCATAATCTCTTCCAATCTTACCTGGCCCAACGGACTGGCAATTGATTATGAATCCGAGAGGCTGTACTGGGCTGATGCTGGCATGAAGACCATAGAGACGGCAAAACTTGACGGTGCAGACCGTACG GCACTCATTGGAACAGACCTCCCTCATCCTTTTGGTCTGACCCTCTATGAAGACCGAATTTACTGGACAGACTGGCAGTCTAAGAGTATTGAGAGCGCGGATCGAAAGACCGGCCTTGACAGGAAAACTGTGAGAGAGAACTTGGAGAATCTTATGGATATTCATGTGTTTCACCGCCAGCGACCCAAAG TTCACTCTGCTTGCTCCATAAACAACGGAGGCTGCAGCCATATCTGCCTTCTATCTCCCCACCCGAAAGGCCACAGCTGTGCCTGTCCCACTGGGGTAAACCTGCAAGCGGATGGCAGAACCTGTTCCtcag GCATGGACCGTTTCCTTATCTTCGCCAGGAGAACAGACATCCGGTCCGTTTCTTTGGATATCCCATATTTTGCAGATGTTGTACTTCCAATAAATGTGACCATGAAAAACACAATTGCTGTTGGGGTGGATCCTGTTGATG GATTGGTGTATTGGGCGGACAGCACACTTCGTAAAATCAGCAGAGCGGCGCTTGATGGATCGAATCACCAAGATATATTAACTACAG GTCTGGTGACCACAGATGGTCTGGCAGTGGATGCAATAGGGCGCAAAATATATTGGACAGACACTGGAAGCAATCGAATCGAAGTGGGAAATTTGGATGGTTCAATGAGGAAAGTGCTTGTTTGGCTAAATCTGGGAAGCCCCCGAGCAATCGCCTTGTATCATGAAATGGG ATATATGTACTGGTCAGACTGGGGAGAGAATGCCAAGCTGGAAAGAGCAGGAATGGATGGTTCAGACCGGAAGGTGTTGATCAGTATGAACTTGGGGTGGCCCAACGGACTAGCGGTGGACAAAGCTGGTTCTCAACTTCTTTGGGCTGATGCACATACAGAG AGAATAGAGGCCTCTGATCTAATGGGACGGAACCGACGCATCTTGGTATCTCCAGTCCAGCATCCTTATGGTTTAACTCTCCTTGGAGCACATATATACTGGACAGACTGGCAAACGCGTAAAATCCAAAGGGCAGATAAAGACACCGGGGCAAACGTTATTGTGGTCAGAGACAATCTGCCCGGGCTGATGGACATTCAAGCAGTAGACCGGACTCATGCTTTGG GATACAACAagtgtgggggaaaaaatggtgGGTGCTCCCACCTCTGCCTTCCAAACCCCGTCAGCTACTCCTGTGCCTGCCCCACCGGTATACTGCTGAAGGATGATGGTAGAACGTGTGACCCGTCCCCTGATACCTACTTGCTCTTCTCCAGCCGCGATTCCATCCGACGTATCTCTCTGGACACAGAGGACTACACTGATGTCTATGTCCCCATTAAAGGACTGAACAATGTGATCTCTTTGGATTTTGACAGCGTAGAAGACAAAATCTACTACACTGATGTTTTCCTGGATGTAATCAG GAGAGTGGATCTTGAAGGAATTGCTATGGAGACAATCATTGGTGAGGGGCTGAAGACCACGGATGGTCTGGCTGTGGACTGGGTAGCAAGAAATCTATACTGGACAGACACTGGCGCAAACACCATTGAGGTGTCGCGGCTGGATGGGAGATACCGGAAGGTTCTGATCAACAACAGCCTAGATGAGCCTCGAGCTATTGCTGTGTTTCCAAGAAAAGG TTATTTATTCTGGACTGATTGGGGTCATGTTGCGAAAATTGAGAGGTCTCACTTGGATGGTTCTGACCGCAAAGTCCTCATTAATACAGATCTTGGGTGGCCCAATGGACTGACTTTGGACTATGACACTCGTAG AATTTATTGGGTGGATGCTCACTTGGATCGCATAGAAAATGCCGATCTAAATGGCAAGACTCGTCAGGTGCTCGTCAGTCAGGTGTCTCACCCCTTCGCACTCACCCAG GAGGGCCGCTGGATCTACTGGACTGACTGGCAGACAAAGTCCATTCAGAGGGTGGACAAATATTCGGGAAGAAGTCAAGAAACCATTTTGGGTAACAtggaaggactgatggacatcatTGTGGTGTCTCCATTGAGACAAACCG GTAGCAACTTGTGTGGAGTTAATAATGGTGGTTGCTCCCACCTTTGCTTCGCTCGAAGTTATGACTTTGTCTGTGCTTGTCCAGATGACTTGGTGAATGAAGTCTGTTCAACCA ttccTGGATTTTTACCTTCACCTCCTCATCCAACAAACAATAGCGAGAAAATCTCTGGCCCATCCAGTCCTAACACACAGGGTGAGCGATCAGACAGTACACCAGGTGTGACATCAGTAAG TTGCTCAGACGCTGAGGCATCACTAGGACTGTGTACTCACAACGGAGCGATCCCAGCCAGTGCAG GGGACAAGCTGCGTGTACCTCACATCATCGCTGGATCACTGTCTCTCTTGTTCCTACTCCTTTTGATCTGTGCTCTGCTGATTTACAG GCATCGTCGGGCAAAGCTGTCAGACCCAGCACTGGGAACATTGACATACAGCAACCCTTCCTACCGCACATCAACACAGGAGGTGAAAATTGAGGCTGTGCACAGGCCAGGGGCTTGTCATCTGCAAAGGCATCGCAAGGAG GTTGTCTCCGACAATGGTTTTACCAAAGAGAAAATCCGAATCTTGGAGGGCTTTGGCTTACTGTCTGGGGAAGAGAGTGAGTGGGACGATCTCAAGCAGGTGAAGCCATCTCGAGCCAGCATCCTTCGAGACCACGTGTGCATCAAGACAGACACGGTCTCTTTACAAGCCAGTACTGCTTCTCTTGACCTGACAGAGACACAACAGCTGCTTCAAGAAGAACAGTCTGAGACGGGCAGTGTCACTCTCCCACCAAGCCCCGAACGGAGAGTCTCCTTACCAGATACCGGCTGGAGGGGAAGGCACTTACCCTCCACGGAGAGTGATGTTTGA